The genomic segment gttaaaataaaaagattaaaatacactcaaataatataacttattttaattgtaGAATgacatttctgtaattttgtaactGAGTTGGGACCTAGTTGATGGGTGATACCAACTCGGTAAAAGGCTTAATAAATAGTAAGCatagaaatataaatatacaactgatgaaaataataattgtgcatattaaaataaaaatgtttaaaatatattaaaatgaagctttggttaaatagtaaatttaatatattaccAATTTAATTGATAATGATTTAAATATCAGCATTTgcattttttaattagtttttgttaaaataataagaataaagtTCGCTTAAATAATATAACAGAaggatatttctataatttttgtaaTTGAGTTGGAACTCGGTTGATGAATGATACTAACTCAATAAAAGGCATAgtaaattatgtaaatatatatgtgatGGAGGTAATAGAGTATgcgtaataatattaaaatgtataaaaatatttaaataaagcaTTAGATAAGtagtaaattaaaagttttactaATGTAATTGATGTGGGTTTAAATCTCatcatttgtatatttttatttattttttaaagtgaaaAACTAAAATACTCTcgaataatattacttattttaattatgaaatgacATACCCGTAATTTCTTAACCGAGTTGGTGCTCAGTTGACTCGTGAACTAACTCAATCAATAGTTTAAATAGACGTGTAGATATACAACTTATGAAGGTAATAGAATatgcataaaaaattaaaatgttaaaaatatcaaaacaaaaCTTTAGTTTACaggtaaattaaaagttttactaATGCATTTGTGGGTTTGAATCTCAtcctttgtatatttttattggttttttttaaagtgaaaagactaaaatactctcaagtaatattatatattttaattatgaaataatattttcttaattttttaaatgagtTGGTGTCTAAATGACTCgtgaaatagaaaataataatataaataatattaaaaaaattatttatctttaaataGAAATCACACGTGCTGCATAACTTTAGCCGTTGATAAGAAAGAGACCAAATTAGAACCGTCCGATCTAGGGCTTACATCAAAAGAATGGGTATTTATAGACTCCCTTCTCCTTCTCTCGACCCCTTTGGCCTTCGCTCTGTCTTTCGCGTTTCTTTCTGAAACCAGAGCTGAGAAAATAAAACCCAAAGCcttaaaaactatcaaaaatgGTTCAAAGGCTCACTTACCGTACTCGCCATAGCTATGCTACCAAATCCAATCAACACCGTGTCGTTAAGACCCCCGGTAAGTCTTGAAGTTCCCACAATGACGCCCGCCGCTTTTGCTGctctatgttattttattaaaaaaattgtttgaaaataatGGGTTTTCATCCATTCTTTCTTTTCTAAAGGTGGGAAATTAGTCTATCAGACTACTAAGAAGAGAGCGAGTGGGCCTAAGTGTCCTGTTACTGGAAAGCGAATTCAGGGTGTaagttcattttattattatgattttaagcTCTGTTGTTTTGTTTTTAGTTGGAAATTTGGATTTCTATTGTTGGGACTAAGTATGAAATGCAGATACGCTTTTGTTTATTTGATTGAGAAAATGATGATTTGGGTATCTCTGTttatattcattttcatgtttgcGTATTGAACTTTGTGTATTGAATTAAACATAGATTCTGATACTGTTTAAGATTTGTTTAGTTTCATAGTTTTAAGatctataaaaattgaaaataatggtCAAAACTTGTTTTCTACTTCAGGAACTGGTGATAAATTCATTTATTGTGGAACCCTTTATTGCGCTTCACTTTGAAGCAGTTTACAAAATTCAAACTGTCTCACTTGATTTTACTATACTTGCTGCATATCTAGTAGAAATGTAGAACCTTTTTGACCGATATGAGGAGTATTTCGTTTTCATGTTACTTGTTGGAGTAGTTATGTTTCAGTTATTACTGGATGTGTGGCTGATCGGGTTCGAGTTGTGAAGTTTTGAGCTTTGCTCTCATTGTTTTCTTATATGGCTTGTTTGCAGATTCCTCACTTGAGACCTGCTGAATACAAGCGGTCTCGATTGCCTAGGAACCGTAGGACGGTGAATCGTGCCTATGGTGGTGTTTTGTCTGGGAGTGCTGTTAGAGAAAGGTACTACTATGTGCATGACTTAATAGCTTGTTTTTAATTTGTTGTGATAGATGCAAAATCTTATTCTTCTCTTATTCTggtttttatatcattttaaggATAATTCGGGCCTTCTTAGTCGAAGAGCAAAAGATTGTGAAGAAGGTTCTGAAAATCCAGAAGACTAAGGAAAAGCAATCATCAAAGAGCTAGGAATTTTAAATGCTGATGAAGCTGAATTGTGTTTGGCTTGTTAGATTTATCTGAGAGAAATTTTTGTTTGTTATTATGGTGAATTGATGAAATGTGGAACTGAGTTTGAGTACTTTTCTCATTTGGTAGTTTCATACTGATATTATTTTGCTGCTGGGTTCACTTGAAGACAAATCTATTGAAAGGTTATTGTTTAGTGATGGTTTTATTTGTTGATGTGGTTTCTTTTATTAGGCATTTGTATTATATTCTTGTTTGCAACCATGAGCCCTGAGTCCATGAATCGTGACCCCAAAACTCCAAATCCTGACCCCTAACTGGTAAATAGGATTTGGGGTTACGGTTGAGTTGAATTTAGCAATCTTGTTTAAAGGCAACTGGAATGATATATGTGGTGCATTTGAACATAGCAACCGAACCGAAGATGGAACGCTTGGATCTTTGGTTTTGAGTTCAAGAAGTCCATTTTCATCTATTTGACAATAAGGATGAGGAATGCATGTTATTGCCATGGTTATGCAAAACCCTCAGACATAATCTCCAGCCAACCATAGCCCAAGTTTCTGATACACAGCAGAATCCATATGGACAACTTAAGTTAATGGTGAATTTGGAGGAGAAAGTACCATGGAGATTTTTGTATGGAAAGATTGTATTTTgctcattttatttaaaaaatgagcaaattagtctttatacataatactaaagagtaaattacatttttctagtaaaaagtttatttattttttctgttaAATTAATATTGTTGATTGAATAATCATGCTATTACATGGGGCATATGGACTTTATTAAAACATTTAGGAGCTAATTTTTAATACTAAaaatggatgaatattttaatagaattaatttattttttgatctaatgtatagagattaatttgcttattttgttagcggagaaaataaaatataatccaatTTTTAGTACAAGAGCTTCGTTTTACCCTAATTCAGTGGCTGGTGCGCAGCTTTTTGCCATGGTCATATTATGTGGCATCTGTAAATCTACAACAGGAAATTGGATATAAAACTGGTTGTAGGTggttatgatttaattttaaacccTGTAGCTGTCACCTGTGATTATATGATGGAACTTTTTTTAATAGGGATGGGATCGGATTTCGGACATTTGGAAATGGAAACAAATATACTAGATAAATATTCAGCCTAAGATATCTAGGTGGAATATGTGAAAACTGTACAATAATACCATAAACAGGTCTGCTGTTCATACTAGTTCCCAACTTAATTACCCCAAAACTAGTCGACAGCTGATTTAAGTGTAGCATTTGTCAGTTGAATAAGTGGTGGACATCTCACTAGGACATTGTGGTGAATCCCATGGTAGATTAGGTTTCCATGAATCTGGCATATTTGGAGACAATCTGAAAGGAAACCCCATCGATAAATGGTTATAGTCTGGGATTGAATCCGACGTCTTCCTTGTTCCTTCCTCGCTTTCTGCTCCACCTCCATTGCCTTGCATGTCCTGGGGCGAGCTGATCGAAAAGTTGCCGTATTGGTGTTGTTGCCCTCGGAAATCGGTACTTGCTGAGGCATTGCTAATCAACGGTGGGCTCAACAGCATGGAAGAGGTATCAATAGTGCACTTTGGGGATGATCCAGACATGTTGTCAAGCTGAGAAAACATCATGTTGTTATGAAGGTCTCCGTTGGAAACATGAAATGGAGATGGCCTATAGACTGTTTGATGGAATGATTTATAAGAAAGAACATCTAGAGCCGAAAAGCCGGCACTGCAGTCTTGTTGTAGTTCACCGTTGCTGCATAATGGTATCGTTGATCCAATTTCGGTCGTACAAGAAATGTTCTCCGAACTGAGCTGACTGCAAGCCGCACCATGGTTCAATGAGGAAATCCAAGTGTGGGAAAGTGCTCTTTGAGCCATGGAACTAGTCTTTTTGAATATCCTACAAATAGCCCATGCATCCTGTTGGAACCAAaagcaaaattttcaaacaactcATGATCAAAAACAAGATTGGACAATGATATTATTCAAGGATCATTACATTTGCAGGAAGGGTTTTGTCAAAGAGCGTCTTTGATGGTGGTATCGAGTCCGACATCGAAGGTAGCCGAAATTCGTGCATCATCCAATCAGTTTTCATCCCTTTAGCAGCTCTGCCTCTATAGAACACAAGGGACTTCTTCAAACCAATACATTTAGTGCCATCAGATGAGTATATAGGCCTGTCAGTCCCGGTTGCCTTCCAAAAACCGGCTCCGGTGACTCTGTTAGGCCT from the Gossypium hirsutum isolate 1008001.06 chromosome D09, Gossypium_hirsutum_v2.1, whole genome shotgun sequence genome contains:
- the LOC107892391 gene encoding 60S ribosomal protein L34, with translation MVQRLTYRTRHSYATKSNQHRVVKTPGGKLVYQTTKKRASGPKCPVTGKRIQGIPHLRPAEYKRSRLPRNRRTVNRAYGGVLSGSAVRERIIRAFLVEEQKIVKKVLKIQKTKEKQSSKS
- the LOC107893038 gene encoding protein FEZ; its protein translation is MKRMMYEKNDVDKVDDVMLPGFRFHPTDEELVGFYLKKKIQQRPLPIELIKQLDIYKYEPWDLPKLAASGEKEWYFYCPRDRKYRNSARPNRVTGAGFWKATGTDRPIYSSDGTKCIGLKKSLVFYRGRAAKGMKTDWMMHEFRLPSMSDSIPPSKTLFDKTLPANDAWAICRIFKKTSSMAQRALSHTWISSLNHGAACSQLSSENISCTTEIGSTIPLCSNGELQQDCSAGFSALDVLSYKSFHQTVYRPSPFHVSNGDLHNNMMFSQLDNMSGSSPKCTIDTSSMLLSPPLISNASASTDFRGQQHQYGNFSISSPQDMQGNGGGAESEEGTRKTSDSIPDYNHLSMGFPFRLSPNMPDSWKPNLPWDSPQCPSEMSTTYSTDKCYT